One genomic window of Haemophilus haemolyticus includes the following:
- a CDS encoding response regulator, producing the protein MQEKLKVLLIDDHPLMRRGIKQLIELDDNFEVVADVGSGTEGISVALQTSPDVIILDLNMKGLSGLDTLKGLRSEGVDARILILTVSDAKNDIYTLIDAGADGYLLKDTEPDTLLDQIKRIAQGEVILSDSIKNLLLERTHEENPLDILTDREMGVLRQIATGLSNKQIAAQLFISEETVKVHIRNLLRKLNVHSRVAATVLFFEQNR; encoded by the coding sequence ATGCAAGAAAAACTAAAGGTTTTATTGATCGACGACCATCCGTTAATGCGTCGTGGCATTAAACAACTTATAGAATTAGATGATAACTTTGAAGTGGTGGCTGACGTAGGCAGCGGCACAGAAGGGATTTCTGTGGCATTACAAACATCACCTGATGTGATCATTCTAGATCTCAACATGAAAGGACTTTCTGGGTTAGATACGCTCAAAGGATTACGCTCAGAAGGCGTTGATGCGCGAATCTTAATTTTAACAGTGTCTGATGCAAAAAATGATATTTATACTTTGATTGATGCAGGTGCAGATGGTTACTTGCTAAAAGATACAGAACCAGATACTTTGCTAGATCAAATAAAGCGCATTGCACAAGGTGAAGTCATTCTGAGTGATTCTATTAAAAATTTATTGTTAGAACGTACTCATGAAGAAAATCCATTAGACATCCTAACGGATCGTGAAATGGGCGTACTTCGTCAAATTGCGACAGGTCTATCAAATAAACAAATTGCAGCACAACTGTTTATTTCAGAAGAAACCGTGAAAGTACATATCCGTAATTTATTACGCAAATTAAATGTACATTCTCGCGTTGCCGCAACCGTATTATTTTTTGAACAAAATCGTTAA
- a CDS encoding DUF2489 domain-containing protein: protein MIWIFLVIALFFLTGLSLYGILLLKQLKVQKELIAKAKNNRVIRLKESIDIIARAMQSGECNLSEGVIRLTMLLRPFGKNLSTYPAMANLYEVVRDMPTHDARKLLDKRARMRLDLDRESAEVQFEQDIKKELYVLLEDIKSIELM from the coding sequence ATGATTTGGATATTTCTTGTCATTGCACTTTTCTTTTTAACTGGATTGAGTTTATATGGAATCCTTTTATTAAAGCAGTTAAAAGTTCAAAAGGAATTGATTGCTAAAGCTAAGAATAATCGGGTTATACGATTAAAAGAGAGCATTGATATTATTGCGCGAGCAATGCAGTCTGGAGAATGTAATCTTTCTGAAGGCGTAATTCGTCTTACAATGCTATTAAGGCCTTTTGGTAAGAATTTATCTACTTATCCTGCGATGGCTAACTTATATGAAGTTGTGCGTGATATGCCTACACATGATGCTCGTAAATTGCTTGATAAAAGAGCAAGAATGCGTCTAGATTTAGATCGGGAAAGTGCAGAAGTACAATTTGAACAAGATATTAAAAAAGAATTGTATGTATTATTAGAAGATATTAAATCTATTGAGTTAATGTAA
- the yihI gene encoding Der GTPase-activating protein YihI, whose translation MARKKKTRRITDIMPIRKADKKIDITKARSGKKLTRYELDAKAREDKKKRKHKGLASGSRHSAVEEKANKLQNEIKDPKIGSKKKIPLVVEFINKPEKGQLIPVIKQVKKQDPMKELENLENNEILNELLDALDEGKTISKADQQFVDECLDRISELMEELGIEDEDESEDDLYRTFERIDINQFR comes from the coding sequence ATGGCTCGTAAGAAAAAAACACGTCGAATTACCGATATTATGCCAATTCGAAAAGCAGATAAAAAAATAGATATAACAAAGGCACGCTCTGGTAAAAAGCTTACACGCTATGAATTGGACGCTAAAGCTCGTGAAGATAAGAAAAAACGTAAGCATAAAGGTTTGGCTTCTGGATCTCGTCATAGTGCGGTTGAAGAAAAAGCGAATAAACTTCAAAATGAAATTAAAGATCCAAAAATTGGTAGTAAGAAAAAGATACCGTTGGTTGTTGAATTTATTAATAAACCTGAAAAAGGTCAATTAATTCCTGTAATAAAACAGGTGAAAAAACAAGATCCAATGAAAGAGCTTGAAAATCTGGAAAATAACGAAATTCTTAATGAATTATTGGATGCTTTAGATGAAGGTAAAACTATTAGTAAAGCAGATCAACAATTTGTAGATGAATGCTTAGATAGAATTTCTGAATTAATGGAAGAACTTGGCATTGAAGACGAAGATGAAAGTGAAGATGATTTATACCGAACTTTCGAGCGTATCGATATTAACCAATTTAGATAA
- the tfoX gene encoding DNA transformation protein TfoX, translated as MNIKDEHINNVCLLLDQLVGNVTFKNLFTGYGLFHKEETMFAIWQNKKLYLRGEDELAIQLSKLGCEPFTTNELNKRFVLSQYYALSDQVMRNNMLCRKLIILSIQQIRNQRLDRTLRKLNRLKDLPNLTIKHERALIKVGITDVAMLREIGAENALVELKKSGSGATLDFYWKLVCALQNKNSQFLSQSEKERLLKKLNEILRKNGLKGYRKLDDE; from the coding sequence TAAAAGACGAGCATATAAATAATGTTTGCCTTCTATTAGATCAGTTGGTAGGAAATGTTACCTTTAAAAATCTTTTTACAGGTTACGGTTTGTTTCACAAGGAAGAGACAATGTTTGCCATTTGGCAGAATAAAAAACTTTATCTACGTGGTGAGGATGAACTTGCAATTCAATTAAGTAAATTAGGTTGTGAACCATTTACAACAAATGAGTTGAATAAGAGATTTGTACTTTCTCAATATTATGCACTTTCAGATCAGGTGATGCGTAATAATATGTTGTGTAGAAAGTTGATTATTCTTTCTATTCAGCAAATTCGCAATCAGAGGTTAGATCGTACTTTAAGAAAGCTAAATAGATTAAAGGATTTACCCAATTTAACTATCAAGCACGAAAGAGCGCTAATAAAAGTTGGCATTACTGATGTTGCTATGCTAAGAGAAATTGGTGCAGAAAATGCATTGGTGGAATTAAAGAAAAGCGGCAGCGGAGCAACTTTAGATTTTTATTGGAAGTTAGTATGTGCTTTGCAAAATAAAAATAGCCAATTTTTAAGTCAATCTGAAAAGGAGCGTTTGTTAAAGAAATTAAACGAAATTTTGAGAAAGAATGGTTTAAAAGGCTATAGAAAATTAGATGACGAATAA